Within Vicia villosa cultivar HV-30 ecotype Madison, WI linkage group LG1, Vvil1.0, whole genome shotgun sequence, the genomic segment CATGAAGACATGGATGTTGTACTCATGAAGGGACCGTATACCATAAGGAATAGGCCAATGCTGCTCAGAGAATGTCGCCCAGATTTCAACCTGAAGAAGGATTTACTGCGAATACTTTCCATTTAGATTAAGCTTTCCAAACTCCCCTATTCATCTATGGGGAGCAAAGAGCCTTAACAAGATTGAAGGTTCCATTGGAGCCCCCTTGGTGACTGATGAATGCAAAACGCATAAGCTTAAGGTGTCTTATGCAATAATTTTAGTTGAAGTAGATATCACCCACAAGCCGCTCGATGAAATTACCATTAAGGATAATGAGGGGAGAAAGATGAAGCAACTGATAGAGCATGAATGGAGACCTACATACAACTAGGGTGAAAAGTATTAAATCCAATAAGGTTAGAGAGAAGTTACATTTGAAAGGAAAATATATGGATAACTACATACATCATGATAATGGGAGGTTGTGGATTGCTTGGGATGACACTAAAGTGGATGTTAGGCATGTTCATAGATCTAGCCAGTTTATCCATTGTGGTGTATATAATATGACAGGGCAGTTCATTTCTAGTTAACAACAATTTATGCACATAACCAACCTGAAAAGAGGAAAGTACTTTGGCAGGATATGGTAGGGATTCATAGTAGGCAGGAGGGCCCTTGGTGTGCCATTGGGGACTATAACAATATTGCCTCAGCCAATGATAGAACAGAGGGGAAATGGTGACTAAGGTTGAATATGAAGCCATGCAAGTCATGATGGATAAGACTGGCCTTAGTGAAATGGACAGTGTTGCTGAATTCTTCACTTGTTTCAATAAACAGGCAGAGAATTCAATCTATACTCGGATTTACAGAATTATGGAAAATGTGGATTAGCTCCAGAAATACCAGGAAACTATATTGAATATCGTTACCACCATGTGTATGACCATGCAGTTCTATTTCTATCCGTTCCATGTACTAGAAGATGCAAGAAGCCTTTCAGATTCAATAATTGCAGGATGGATATGAGAGGGTTTTATGATATTGTGGAGCAGAGTTTGAGGAAACCTGCTAGGGGTACCCCCATGCAAAAACTGTGGCATAAATTGCATAGACTAAAGCCTGcattgttgaagatgaataagGTTGCCACTGATACCCAGcagaaaaaggaagatgctaGACACAACTTGGAGCAAGCTTACAAGGATCTCATGAATCATAGGATGGATGCACCTCTGATTAACAAGGTGAAAAAGCTGGCTGAGGAGGTGGTCTACTGGAATGAGATGGAGGAGAAGGTTATGAAGCATATCTTAAAACTAAACACAATGCTAAGAGTCTAAGGGTGACGCAGAAGATGGATGGTGGTGTTATGACATCTCAGAAGGACATTGCTAATGAGGTCCTTGACTATTATGGCAACCTTATGGGGAAAGATAGTGATAGTCTTCACCATATTGATATTGAGGCACGCAGAAGAGGTAAGCAAATAACCATGGAACAGAGGACATACTTGATATGTCCTATTACTGTGAAGGAAATATAAGAGTCGTTAAAAGGAATAGATGATATGAAATCACATGGAGTTGATGGGTATGGTGCCAACTTCTTCAAATCCTGCTGATACATTATCAAAGATGACATGGTTGATGCTGTAATGGAATTCTTTGATCAGGGAAGACTGTACAGAGCTTTTAGTCAAATTATGGTAACCTTGATTCCCAGTACTGATGTTGCCAAGTATGCGAAGGACCATAGGCCTATTGCAAGATGCACCACTTTCTACAAAATCATTTCAAAGATCCTAACTTCCGGGATAGGGAAAATTCTTCCTAGTATCATCAGTCTTTCTCAATTTGCATTTGTACCTGGACAGATTAACCATAATCACATCATGCTGGCATATAAGCTCCTTAAAAGTTATACTAGGAAAGGAGGGACACCAAGGTGCATGATGTAGCTTGATTTGCAAAAGGCTTATGACATGGTGGATTGGAATGATATGGAGGGAGCGTTAAGAGAAGTTGGGATGCCTAGCAGACTTATCCAGTGGATGGTGACCATGGTGACCTTGGTTTTGTACCAATCTTGCCTTTGAGGGCTCACCAAGCGTCCATGTTTGTGTATATTGTGAATACATATttgttatactaaccaaaatacaaaaaagatgtttttttctcttcatacttTGTACATTGTAGGTATTGAACCAAGAGCATCCATCTTCTCTCCTAAATTAGTGTTTTGCTGATTAACTCTCAGTTAACTAGTCATTCATGAAAGCTCAATGTCTTAAATTTCCAAAAGAATATTCTCATCATTAAAGTATCATGTCTTGAGCATCTCTTATGTTCATTTGATCAAATTCATCTTAGGATCATGTGGTTTGGTCCATCAAGAAGTTCATGCCTTCTTCAACAAATTTCATCAAGATATAAGCCTCATCATCAAGTGTGCTTCAAGATAAAATCATTTTAAGGTCCTAtgaatttcttcatgcttaagtTTGCAAGAAAAGATCAAAGGATTCAAAGTTGATTCAAGATGTTTGACCTAACTTGGAGGTTCTTGATTCTATGGTCAAAAGAGCACAAATTTCTCAATTTTCAACATCTTTGAGTGCTTCTCTTTACAAATTAATCTCCTAGACATCATTAACAACTTCTCTTCACAAGTCAAGAAGTAACTTTGTTTAGAAAGTCATCAAAGATGTgaagacattataggtccctCTTGAAAGCTCAAAGAGTTTTGTGTCAACTTCATAAGGTTATAACTTGTTCAATTTTCATCATTTTGAGCCCAATATTTTTGCACAATAATCTTGAGTGAGTCTACTTAAAATCATCTTCAAAGTCCAAGAGATAATTTTGAGTGGAAGATCATGAAATATTGCAAAGGTCATCTATGGAGTTTCAAGGAAATTTCATCAACATCCAAATACCATAACTTGCTTATTTCTCAACATTTTTGAGTTCCTATTTTAGCTATGAACTCTTATTGACGTGCTCTTCAAATCATCGTCAAGGATCAAGAGTTAAATCATTGAGGAAGACCTTGAAATTATGCAAAACATTAAAGGTCACTTTGAGCTcttaacttagaaatttttctaagtacaaAAGGTGCTTATTTTTTCTCAACTTTGAAGAGATATAACTTTCGGGTCAAGCATCCAAATGAATACTTTCTTGGCATATTGTTCCTTGTAGCAAGGTCTTCTAATTGCAAAAAGAATGACACAAGAAAGCCTCCTACATTATGAGTTATACATTTATGAACAAGGCACCTTGCAATTAAAAATTCCACCATGATCAGTTTTCAAATccttttaaaacttgattaatgaTGCTAATTGAGGCTCAAACTTAATCTAAACATGATTAGCAACTTTCCAGAAGATGATTAGTGCCTTGAAATTCAAGTTTTAGTTGCTTTTTGATGGATTGCAAGTCACACTTTTTCCATATTGCAAGCTCACACGAATTCAATATCTTTGGATCCTTCTCACATGTTTGAGCATTTCAGCACCCTCAGCTATAAATAAGGAACATTCCTCATTCATTTCCCAAGATTTTGATAGCCAAAACACCCTTACTAAGATCCTATTCGAACTCTTAAGATTGAAACTCGTTTTTCCATTTTCACACCTTAATCACTCAAATTATCCATTCAGTTAGTTTCCTTGACCTTCATTGAAGCTAACCAGATCATTTGCAAGCCAAATCGTGCCTCCATTAATGCTTACCAAGTCAAGTTTCATGGCAGATTTTCTCCACTCCGTTCAGGTAGAAATCTACATCAATTCAACTCAAACTTGTGGCTAACATGAAGCTCTTGACTCCCTGATACTCACTGAATAGTTAATTTTAAGGCTTTGCTTAGTTTGGTACATTtgttttcaaatttcattttaaaacttCTTTTGGTTTTCTTTAAATTGACTGAGCTAtggtttaaataaatatttcgtGAGGATGTGGTTTGAGATCGCCTTGATTAGATGAATCCACTTATACCACTAGCATTTGATTTGGTTACTTCTGGAAGGATTCACGTTTTCTGCAGATTTCTTTTGAAATCCATGGCTGGAGGTTAAAGATGACCTACGTGTCCATCTTCAACCAATGATCTGGAGCCATTTATTTTAATCTGATTGGTTTGGCTTTTATTTGCTTTGTGTGTAGATTCAGTGAGGATTCATGGTGTTCATCTCTTTCCAGATCCACAGGATTAGCCACGTCATTTAATGAATTGAGATCCAACGCGCCtccttttttatgattttatttcttttctattttattttcttaagttgattctattacaaaaattaaaatctctttcatttttaatccaaaaattatgaaaaaaataccaaaaatactttGAATTATTTCCGATTTTATGAATgtttttccatatttttattttatcatttgatatttttaatattttctctcattttatttgtgttttaaatgctttaaaaattattttaagtgtCTAAAAATTCTGGAAAAATTTGGAAATGATTCTATGATGGTCCTTGACCTATGGTGATCTTtggtttaaatttatttgaatttttgatgtatggtttgaattttggttcttatttcctttaaaaaattgttttaaatttcattttgatTTGACACTTGAAGATCCATTACGGTGAGGGTTTTGATCTGGTTTCTTTCTCTCTTTATCTCCCTTCTCTTTTTTTATGGGTACAGGTCTTGTTGAATTCATTGCGTGGAGGTTATGGTTTTACCATTCCTCTGATGAATCATTAAGATGAAGTCCCATAATGACCAAGGGAACTTCATCTGGACTTATGATTTTGTGGTTGATTCACTCCCCTTTTCATCTCAATCTCATTCTTCTTGTTTGCTTTTTGATCAATTAGACTTAAAGATTCGTCTGGTTCAATTAGGGTTGGGTTGGTATTGATGAAAtttcatcatttcaaatctacTATAAGGTGATCATGAGAGCATTTTAAGTACTTTGGATTGATGATAAGTTTGTCCTAAGTACTAAGAAGGTTTTGATTGATGTAATAATCTTGTGAGCTCTTTGACTTTGTCTTGATCATCTTGTTTGCTGTTTTACATGTGTTGCAAGTTTTAGGAGAATGGTCTTCTATATCATTTCTCTGACTTGTTCTTGAACATATAAATTGCTATTAACCGGCCTCATATAGGTGCAACTTCTACATAAGTTCACTTAtgattgcttaacatagcgctaaattTGTTATGAATCGCATTACTAACATAAATACTAACCATTAACCATATTAATTGCACTAACCTTTACTCAGACTTGTCACTAATAGCCAATTCAAAATTTTGAAGTGAGCCAACAAGTTCATAAAGACAAAGAATGAAATGTGACCTTAAAACCTGAAGAAGATTGTTCTGATGAGGATGATAAATATGCTCTTGGGAACTCCAAGGCTCTAAATTCTCTATTCTATGGAGTAGACAAGAATGTTTTCAGGTTGATCCACACCTGTACCGTAGCCAAGGATGCTTGGGAAATTCTTAGGATAACTTCTAAGGCACAACTAAGGTAAACATGTCCAGGCTTCAGCTTCTCA encodes:
- the LOC131660172 gene encoding uncharacterized protein LOC131660172; translation: MDGGVMTSQKDIANEVLDYYGNLMGKDSDSLHHIDIEARRRDDMVDAVMEFFDQGRLYRAFSQIMVTLIPSTDVAKYAKDHRPIARCTTFYKIISKILTSGIGKILPSIISLSQFAFVPGQINHNHIMLAYKLLKSYTRKGGTPRCMM